The Leptospira langatensis genomic sequence CCTATTCGATGTCTCCTTCAATATGATCTCCATGATGGGGTTGATCATCTCTCTTGGTATGCTTGTGGATAACTCCATTGTGATCTCGGAGAATATCTATACTTATATGGGGCAGAGGATGGACAGTGCCGCCGCTGCCTTGAAAGGAACGACCGAGATGGTGATCCCGATCTTCGGATCTTACCTGACTACGGTTGCTGCATTCCTTCCTATGCTTTTCATGTCCGGGATCATGGGGAAATTCATCTGGCAGATCCCGCTTGTAGTGATTATCGCTTTGACTGCGAGCTTGCTCGAGTCCTTCTTATTCTTGCCTGCAAGGATCGCTGCATTCGCTAAGAATCCGGAAGAATTGAAGAAGTCCTCTAAGTTCAGAAAAAGATTGGATGACTTCTTTCAACGGATGGAAGATAAGTTCTCGCATTTTGTGGCGTTTACCATACGCAATCGATATAAGTCGTTTGCATTTATCCTTCTTCTTGTGATCGGATCCTGCGGGGCTATGTCCCAGATGGATTTCATTCTATTCCCGAAAGAAGACATCGAGATCTTCTTGATCAAAGCGGAATTCCCTCCTTCTTCTCGTATCTTTCAAACGAGAGAGAAGATGAAGTATATGGAGGATATCCTGAAGAAGATCCCGAAAGACGAGTTGGTTAGTTATTCGACTAAGATCGGAGTGCAACAAACTGATCCGGACGATCCTCTTTCCAGATTCGGTGAGAATCTGTCCGTGATCATGGTGTATCTGACCCCTGAGTCCAAACGGAAACGCAAAGCGTCTCAGATCCTTGCCTCCATAGAGGATGATATACGTAAGACTCCCGGTCTCTCGGACGTTTACTTGGAAGAAATGGCTATGGCGCCTCCGATCGGAGCCCCGATCACCGTCGGTATATTAGGAAAAGATTATGATGTCCTGAAGAAGGTTTCCGTGGATCTACAAAACTTCCTGAAAGGCATCAAAGGTGTGCATTCCATTAGGGACGATTATCGGAACGGTCGTAAACAAATGTACATCCAGCTTGACGAGGGCTTGGAGGGATTTACAGGGGTTTCTACCTTCTCCGCGGCTAATCTATTGAGAACAGCCTATGATGGAGAGAGAGCAGGGAATGTTCGCCAGGGGAAGACCAAGATCTACCTGAGAGTTATGTATGATAAGAGCTTCCGAAAGAATCCGGAAGAAGTAAAGAATGTGCCTCTTAGGAATAAGGCAGGCAATATTACGAATCTTGCAAAGATCTCCAAGATGGATATAAAGGATTCTCCGGAACTTCTTTCTCATAGGGATTTCGAAAGAGCGATTACTGTGAATGCGGACATTCGTTCCGAATCCGGGACCACGGCTCATGAGGCCAACCAAAAGGTGGCAAATGAGTTTAAGCCTCTGATCGAAAGACAATATCCGGGAGTTTCCATCGTATTCGGAGGGGAGGAAAAGGATACGCAAAGATCCATGGCCTCTTTGGCAAAGGCCGGAATTCTAGCGTTAGCCGGGATCTTTATTATCTTGGCACTTACCCTACAGAATTTCTGGAGACCTTTCCTGATCTTAAGTACGATCCCACTCGGGATCGTGGGAATCGTACTCGGATTCCCGCTTTCCGGAAAGGCAATCAGCTTCCTGGCAATGATCGGTATCATAGGACTTGCGGGAGTTTTGGTGAATGCATCCATTGTTCTTGTGGATTGTATCGATTCCATAAGTAAGGGCTCCAAAGAACCATTGGATGAGATCCTATTGGAAGCAAGCCGAAGAAGATTCCGTCCGATCCTTCTCACTACTCTAACGACCGTTGCAGGACTATTGCCTACAGCGTACAGTATTGGAGGTTCCGACCCTGTGCTCATCCCAATGACATTGGCACTTGGCTGGGGGCTTGGATTTGGAACTCTGGGAAGTTTGCTCTATGTTCCGGTAACCCTTTCCGTTTTTGCAGATCTTCGTTCTAAATTGGGAATTAAGGCAACGAAGAAGGCCGTTCACCACTGAATGTAGGAACTATTTTACTGAGGGCGGCCCCCGCCCTCATCGGGTGGTGGAGGTGGGTGCCCTAGTGGGAGGGGCCGAATTCCCTCTATCACAAAATCCGAGTTCCCGCAAGCCTAAAACGACCTTGTGGGAACTGTTTTTGATCTCATTGCTTGATAATTAACATTCAATCTTCCCGAACTCAAATAGTGAGATCTAGATTGACTCTACTTTGATTTGCCTCTACAAAGAGATGCTTTGCGCACTGTGCTTTACAGAACGGTCTTCCTTCTTCCATTTCTTTTCGCCATTTACTGTGATTCCCGGCCCAGAAATATAAACACCATATTGAAGGATGCTTCCATTCCCAATTATGATATGGGAGTAGAAGGAAGGATCTTACACTTACAATTCTCCGATTTCGAAGAAGATACTTTCTCCGATCAAGGTTTGAGAGGAAATCTTTCTCTCGTTACTAATACTTCTTCTTCCTATTCTCTCTTGGGCGGATCCAAAGTAAGCTCTGATCAAAACCTATTTCAATCGAAGATGACTTTCTCTAATCCAACTCATTCCTTGCTTTTTCCCAAAGGAAAATATTCAGGGATCTTAGAGATCGATTATAAAAGATCAAAACTATTTGGAGCGATGGTCCACGGTGGGGTCAGGATCTTCTTCGGTAGAAAAGAGAATTCAGAAGTGCAAGCAAGCGACTCTTGTGTTGGAGTTCCTTCTTCTTCGGATGAAACGTTCCAATCGGACTACCTCTGTCCAAGTTTGGATTCGGATCATCCTATTTCTCTAGAGCTGAGCTTGGTAAAAAATACAAGAATCCGTTGGGGAATCAGCGGTCTATGGTGGACCGGTTTGGCGGGAATTTCCGTTTGGTCTTTGGCTTCATCTCCTTTAGGACTTATAGTAGTAGGTGCTGCAAGAGGAGGG encodes the following:
- a CDS encoding efflux RND transporter permease subunit; the encoded protein is MRTIIQSFIHNRLFLYLGMVFITLAGLVSLMGLRRDAFPNVDMKQLVINTKFPGASPADVELRVTYPLEEKIKEIDGIDEIRSFSRNSVSDIDVRVSLDEKDPEKVLNEIRRAVDNAISEFPLQVTEKPKITERKSGSFPIMDFSVYGGKDEIELHTVAEFIELELEKIPGVARVDVFGKRDREWHILVNANRLKHYQLDLSDITRAIRARNINLPAGSVDSEEAFDLRIDGEFKHPYEIGRIPVRTNDIFSTVRVSDISHVEDTFEYPRFLAIANGKQGLILSVIKKERADAIDVANMVQTRMKDLEKTYPEGIKTFKLNDEAARTKNRLNVVSSNALIGFLIVFGILFLFLDFRTATLTSMSLPLSMLMTFAVIPLFDVSFNMISMMGLIISLGMLVDNSIVISENIYTYMGQRMDSAAAALKGTTEMVIPIFGSYLTTVAAFLPMLFMSGIMGKFIWQIPLVVIIALTASLLESFLFLPARIAAFAKNPEELKKSSKFRKRLDDFFQRMEDKFSHFVAFTIRNRYKSFAFILLLVIGSCGAMSQMDFILFPKEDIEIFLIKAEFPPSSRIFQTREKMKYMEDILKKIPKDELVSYSTKIGVQQTDPDDPLSRFGENLSVIMVYLTPESKRKRKASQILASIEDDIRKTPGLSDVYLEEMAMAPPIGAPITVGILGKDYDVLKKVSVDLQNFLKGIKGVHSIRDDYRNGRKQMYIQLDEGLEGFTGVSTFSAANLLRTAYDGERAGNVRQGKTKIYLRVMYDKSFRKNPEEVKNVPLRNKAGNITNLAKISKMDIKDSPELLSHRDFERAITVNADIRSESGTTAHEANQKVANEFKPLIERQYPGVSIVFGGEEKDTQRSMASLAKAGILALAGIFIILALTLQNFWRPFLILSTIPLGIVGIVLGFPLSGKAISFLAMIGIIGLAGVLVNASIVLVDCIDSISKGSKEPLDEILLEASRRRFRPILLTTLTTVAGLLPTAYSIGGSDPVLIPMTLALGWGLGFGTLGSLLYVPVTLSVFADLRSKLGIKATKKAVHH